One stretch of Candidatus Thermokryptus mobilis DNA includes these proteins:
- the rdgB gene encoding RdgB/HAM1 family non-canonical purine NTP pyrophosphatase, which produces MKIVLATRNKNKVEEIKQILKMYLEDEIFSQIEFLSSDDFQIPEIEEDGETYEENALKKAREVYKFTGLPSIADDSGIEVEILGGRPGVFSARYAGEGATDEENNKKLLKELENVPIEERKAKFKCVIAYVDSVEERIFYAETLGKVIFEPLGDGGFGYDPLFLPDGFDLTYAQLPREVKNRISHRSKALKKFAEFLTLKLKQR; this is translated from the coding sequence GTGAAGATAGTTCTCGCCACGCGGAACAAAAACAAGGTTGAAGAGATAAAGCAAATCCTGAAAATGTATCTTGAGGATGAGATTTTCTCTCAGATTGAGTTTTTAAGCTCTGATGATTTTCAAATCCCGGAAATAGAAGAAGACGGGGAAACATATGAAGAGAACGCTTTAAAGAAAGCGAGGGAAGTTTACAAATTTACCGGGCTTCCATCTATCGCGGATGATAGCGGTATAGAAGTTGAAATTTTGGGTGGAAGACCCGGGGTCTTCTCGGCAAGATATGCTGGTGAGGGGGCAACAGATGAAGAGAATAATAAAAAGCTCCTAAAAGAGCTTGAAAATGTCCCGATTGAAGAGAGGAAAGCAAAATTTAAATGTGTAATCGCTTATGTTGATTCAGTTGAAGAGAGAATTTTTTACGCTGAGACATTGGGGAAGGTTATTTTTGAACCGCTTGGAGATGGTGGATTTGGCTACGATCCGCTTTTTTTACCTGACGGTTTTGACTTAACATATGCTCAACTCCCAAGGGAAGTAAAAAACAGGATAAGTCACAGATCAAAGGCGCTTAAAAAGTTTGCCGAGTTTTTAACGCTAAAACTAAAACAAAGATAA
- the hemL gene encoding glutamate-1-semialdehyde 2,1-aminomutase has translation MKTTKSEKLFKKALNLIPGGVNSPVRAFKAVNSKPLFITKASGSKIWDADGNKFIDYVMSWGPLILGHAHPEVISAVKNVLKNGTSYGAPTEIEVKLAELIKKMMPSVELVRMVNSGTEATMSAIRLARAYTGRKKIIKFEGCYHGHADSFLVKAGSGATTLGIPSSPGVPDEMAGLTLNAKFNDINSVEKLVKENKNEIACIIVEPVPGNMGVVLPEDNFLLKLRQICDEEKILLIFDEVITGFRLAPGGAQEFFGVKADLTTLGKIIGGGFPVGAYGGKKEIMELVAPSGPVYQAGTLSGNPVAMTAGYTTLKILYENRKRIYKQLEEKAKTLAENFKAISKKNNVKIQINQIASMMTVFFAESEVKDYGTALKSDTNKFARFFNLMLENGVYLPPSQFEAMFLSTAHSDDDIEKTIIAFENSIKKLTL, from the coding sequence ATGAAGACGACCAAAAGCGAAAAACTTTTTAAAAAAGCCTTAAACTTAATTCCAGGTGGGGTTAATTCACCAGTGAGAGCTTTCAAGGCGGTAAATTCAAAACCACTTTTTATAACAAAGGCATCCGGTTCAAAAATTTGGGATGCTGATGGAAATAAGTTCATTGACTATGTGATGTCGTGGGGACCTTTAATTTTAGGACATGCTCACCCGGAGGTTATTTCAGCGGTTAAAAATGTTTTGAAAAACGGGACAAGTTACGGCGCTCCAACGGAGATTGAAGTCAAGTTAGCTGAACTCATTAAAAAAATGATGCCATCTGTTGAACTTGTCAGAATGGTTAACTCTGGAACTGAAGCGACGATGAGTGCAATTCGCTTGGCAAGGGCTTATACTGGGAGAAAGAAAATTATAAAGTTTGAGGGTTGCTATCACGGTCATGCCGATAGCTTTCTTGTAAAAGCCGGCTCCGGGGCAACAACGCTTGGAATACCAAGTAGCCCAGGCGTCCCAGATGAAATGGCGGGTTTGACGCTGAACGCAAAATTCAACGATATAAACTCGGTTGAAAAACTCGTCAAAGAAAATAAAAATGAAATCGCTTGCATCATAGTTGAACCAGTTCCCGGGAATATGGGTGTCGTATTACCAGAGGATAACTTTCTTTTGAAACTAAGACAAATCTGTGACGAGGAGAAAATCCTACTTATATTTGATGAGGTAATAACTGGATTTCGTCTTGCCCCAGGTGGGGCTCAGGAATTTTTCGGGGTCAAAGCTGACCTCACGACGCTTGGAAAAATCATAGGTGGCGGATTCCCAGTTGGAGCTTATGGAGGTAAAAAGGAAATTATGGAACTTGTTGCCCCATCAGGACCAGTTTATCAAGCTGGAACTTTATCCGGAAACCCAGTTGCTATGACAGCAGGTTATACGACGCTTAAAATTTTATACGAAAACAGAAAAAGAATTTATAAACAGCTTGAAGAAAAAGCTAAAACTCTCGCTGAAAACTTCAAAGCGATCTCCAAAAAGAACAATGTGAAAATTCAGATCAATCAAATTGCTTCAATGATGACCGTTTTCTTTGCTGAAAGTGAAGTTAAAGATTATGGCACTGCCTTAAAATCTGATACTAACAAATTTGCTCGTTTTTTCAATTTGATGCTTGAAAATGGCGTTTACCTTCCACCATCACAATTTGAGGCGATGTTCCTTTCAACAGCTCACAGCGATGATGACATTGAAAAGACGATAATCGCATTTGAAAACTCAATAAAAAAATTAACACTTTGA
- a CDS encoding DUF2279 domain-containing protein has translation MRPLREFAKLTFLTFCFSLNIIADSTRVNPYRLGVVLGTTAGIFTLAHVQQYSSWWKGELTKFHFKDDFNQVLNSDKLGHAYFSFLISDLLGRSLEWSGVRKDKAILLGAVASLIFQTYVEVEDGFRPSLGFSVSDEVSNFIGAFLPLFKEKFTMLKIVNFKMSVFPSEKFKSGAHRFIVDDYESLYFWLCFDVAEILKLKQLKLWTFDIFDLAIGYSVKKIDWKGNGERELFLSLDYDLSKIPTKIWFLKQILHLFNYYHLPAPTLQIKPMVRFFIIKI, from the coding sequence TTGAGACCACTCCGCGAATTTGCGAAATTAACATTTTTGACCTTTTGTTTCAGCTTAAACATCATAGCTGATTCAACCCGGGTTAATCCATATCGCCTTGGCGTTGTGCTTGGGACGACCGCTGGGATTTTCACGCTCGCACATGTTCAACAATACAGCTCCTGGTGGAAGGGTGAACTAACGAAATTTCATTTCAAAGATGATTTCAATCAGGTCCTAAATTCTGACAAACTCGGTCACGCTTATTTTTCATTTCTAATATCGGATTTGCTCGGGAGGTCTCTTGAATGGTCTGGCGTCAGAAAAGATAAAGCTATCTTACTTGGTGCCGTTGCAAGTTTGATTTTTCAGACATATGTTGAAGTTGAAGATGGGTTCAGACCATCGCTCGGGTTTAGCGTAAGCGACGAGGTTTCAAATTTCATAGGCGCTTTCCTCCCCCTTTTCAAAGAGAAATTCACAATGCTTAAAATTGTGAATTTTAAAATGAGCGTCTTCCCCTCAGAAAAATTTAAATCGGGAGCGCATAGATTCATAGTTGATGACTACGAGAGTTTATATTTTTGGTTGTGTTTTGATGTAGCTGAAATCCTGAAATTAAAACAACTTAAACTCTGGACATTTGATATATTTGACCTCGCCATCGGTTACAGTGTTAAGAAAATTGATTGGAAGGGAAACGGGGAAAGGGAATTATTTCTATCGCTTGACTATGACTTGAGTAAAATCCCGACGAAGATATGGTTTCTAAAACAAATTCTTCACTTGTTCAACTATTATCATTTACCCGCCCCAACTTTACAAATCAAACCAATGGTGAGATTTTTCATCATTAAAATTTAA
- a CDS encoding hybrid sensor histidine kinase/response regulator, translated as MPDKILIAEDEPTTRLIFSTFLQDEGYEVVSAENGAECVELAKSSKPDVILLDLQMPVMDGYEAMRILKSNVETRDIPVIILSANSDPYSVRTVFELGATEFLPKPVNIEELLIRVGTVLKIKKANDEIKKLRSEFTYLLVQDLKNTISVIKATFELALKDKFGELTEDQKLILDIAESAINNHIKLLDEYLELSRLELNIDKIIRENANIAHLIQGVINRFKNDQKYKDLTINFSSDLDVNLEVDIKKVSRVFELLFDAIFNTGGRDVEISLKDDETSCIIKVWDKNTKIEIEEAEYIFDRYKQALKQKIPRYKDLGLMICRIIIEAHNGKIWAEPFEGGTAFLIQIPKGFKF; from the coding sequence GTGCCCGACAAAATTTTAATAGCTGAGGATGAGCCAACAACACGCCTCATTTTCTCAACTTTCCTCCAAGACGAGGGATATGAAGTTGTAAGTGCTGAAAATGGCGCTGAATGTGTTGAGCTTGCGAAAAGTTCAAAACCAGATGTTATACTTCTTGACCTGCAAATGCCAGTTATGGACGGATACGAAGCGATGAGGATTTTAAAATCAAATGTTGAAACGAGAGATATACCAGTTATAATCCTTTCCGCAAATTCAGATCCATATAGTGTTAGGACAGTTTTTGAACTTGGTGCGACGGAGTTTTTGCCAAAGCCGGTGAACATTGAGGAGCTTTTAATTCGTGTCGGCACCGTCTTGAAGATAAAAAAGGCAAATGACGAAATTAAAAAACTTCGCTCTGAATTTACATACCTTCTCGTCCAAGACCTTAAAAATACCATCTCGGTTATAAAAGCGACATTTGAACTCGCACTCAAAGATAAATTCGGTGAATTGACGGAAGATCAAAAACTCATACTTGATATCGCTGAATCGGCGATAAACAACCACATCAAGCTTCTTGATGAATACCTTGAACTTTCACGCCTTGAACTTAACATTGATAAAATCATAAGGGAAAACGCTAATATCGCCCATCTCATTCAAGGAGTGATAAACAGGTTTAAAAACGATCAAAAGTATAAAGACCTCACCATAAATTTCTCCTCTGACTTGGATGTTAATTTGGAGGTTGATATTAAAAAGGTTTCTCGTGTTTTTGAACTTTTATTTGACGCAATTTTCAACACTGGCGGTAGGGATGTGGAAATTTCTTTAAAAGACGATGAGACATCTTGCATTATAAAGGTTTGGGACAAAAATACCAAAATTGAAATAGAAGAAGCAGAGTATATCTTTGACAGATATAAGCAAGCGCTGAAGCAGAAAATCCCAAGATATAAAGACCTTGGCTTGATGATATGTAGGATCATAATTGAGGCACACAATGGGAAAATATGGGCTGAACCATTTGAAGGGGGAACAGCGTTCTTGATTCAAATTCCAAAGGGGTTTAAATTTTAA
- a CDS encoding RsmE family RNA methyltransferase: MESFFVDPKNIRNGLAKIEGEEYHHLAHSLRKRVGERILLFDGSGKVYMATITKITKEYAECEIINENFMLGEIEAEIAVAQAILKNTDRFEFAIEKLTEIGIKRIIPIITSRVISPKSKIDRWQKIILSACKQSNRAIIPEIDEPIKFDELLEISSKFEIKIIFHESESTEFKRGFLFDHLKKIKNANSIILAVGPEGGFTEDEISKAVRFGFEVVSLGQRRLRSETASIVGAGVIAQFIFANLKRKEIEDCRR; the protein is encoded by the coding sequence ATGGAAAGCTTCTTCGTTGATCCGAAAAACATAAGAAATGGGCTGGCAAAGATTGAAGGCGAAGAATACCATCACCTCGCTCATTCGTTAAGAAAGAGGGTTGGGGAAAGGATACTTCTTTTTGATGGGAGCGGTAAAGTTTACATGGCAACGATCACCAAAATAACAAAGGAATACGCTGAATGTGAAATCATTAATGAAAATTTTATGCTTGGTGAAATTGAAGCTGAAATCGCCGTGGCACAAGCAATTTTAAAAAATACGGATAGATTTGAATTCGCGATTGAAAAACTAACCGAAATCGGCATAAAAAGGATAATCCCGATCATCACATCAAGGGTTATATCACCGAAATCAAAAATAGACAGATGGCAAAAGATAATACTTTCCGCCTGCAAACAATCAAACAGAGCAATTATACCTGAAATAGACGAACCGATTAAGTTTGACGAACTCCTTGAGATATCATCCAAGTTTGAAATAAAAATCATATTTCACGAGAGCGAGTCAACGGAATTTAAACGAGGTTTTCTTTTTGATCACCTCAAGAAAATTAAAAATGCAAATTCAATCATACTTGCTGTTGGTCCTGAAGGTGGTTTTACAGAAGATGAAATTTCAAAAGCGGTTAGATTTGGGTTTGAGGTTGTCTCACTCGGACAAAGAAGATTACGCTCCGAGACAGCAAGTATAGTTGGAGCTGGGGTCATAGCCCAATTCATATTTGCAAATTTAAAAAGAAAGGAAATTGAAGATTGCAGAAGGTAG
- a CDS encoding ABC transporter ATP-binding protein codes for MQKVVAKDLKKHFKTGKKIIKAVNGVDISIKEGEVVALVGESGSGKSTLGKLLLKLIEPDAGEIFFNGMNITDLDKNEIRPLRRKMQMIFQDPFTTFNPIYKIGTQIIEAIKFHKIVDENSAEDYLAEFMRMVALHPDILKKYPHQLSGGQLQRCAIVRAISLKPEFLVCDEIISALDVSAQVQIIDLLKMLEGELKLTILFITHDIGVARRIAKNALVMKDGKIVESGVIEKILYDPSEDYTRKLISSVLSIKK; via the coding sequence TTGCAGAAGGTAGTCGCAAAAGACCTGAAAAAGCATTTCAAAACTGGGAAAAAAATTATAAAAGCAGTTAACGGTGTTGACATCTCAATAAAAGAGGGTGAAGTTGTAGCGCTTGTTGGGGAGTCAGGCAGTGGCAAATCAACGCTCGGGAAGTTGCTTTTAAAATTAATTGAACCGGACGCCGGTGAGATATTCTTCAACGGGATGAATATAACCGACCTTGATAAAAATGAGATTAGACCTTTGAGGAGAAAAATGCAGATGATATTTCAAGACCCGTTTACTACCTTTAACCCCATTTATAAAATAGGGACACAAATAATTGAAGCGATCAAGTTTCACAAAATTGTTGATGAAAATTCAGCAGAAGATTATCTCGCGGAATTTATGAGGATGGTTGCGCTTCATCCAGATATATTGAAAAAATATCCACACCAATTGAGTGGCGGTCAACTACAAAGATGTGCCATCGTCAGAGCGATTTCACTAAAACCAGAATTTTTAGTCTGTGATGAAATCATATCAGCACTTGATGTCTCGGCTCAAGTCCAAATAATTGACCTTCTGAAAATGCTTGAAGGGGAACTGAAACTAACGATACTATTTATAACGCACGATATAGGAGTAGCAAGAAGAATTGCAAAAAATGCACTTGTGATGAAGGATGGTAAAATAGTTGAAAGTGGAGTTATTGAGAAAATTCTCTACGATCCGAGCGAGGATTACACGAGGAAATTAATAAGTTCTGTCTTAAGCATCAAAAAATAA
- a CDS encoding aldehyde dehydrogenase family protein yields MKLKSINPATLEVLAEIETTPIDKVFEIAEKAQLAFKSWSSKTIDERLGLLKRARGIFYEIKDELARLITLENGKPIVESYSMEIFPTLDLFDFYIKNAKKILKRKKVRSQIPLFWIKRNYIHFEPLGVVAVISPWNYPLLLPIAPIISALVAGNCVIFKPSEYTSLIGLKIAEIFHKAGFPDGVFNIVIGYGDVGEALVNSNIDKISFTGSTKTGRLIMQNASKKPIPVTLELGGKDPMIVFDDVDIETSATSAVWSAFANAGQTCVSVEVCYVHEKIFQEFVEKVVEKTKKLKIGNGLDPDVEIGPINNEKQLKIIENQIQDAISKGAKILTGGKRIKPKDKNGSELAGYFFEPTVIIDVDNSMLLMKEETFGPVLPILSFKDEDEVVEKVNSSEYGLSASVWTKDKKRAERVVEKIKSGSVLVNECIVHYGDAKAPCGGVKSSGFGRVHSEFGLYDMVNIKFESFDYISSYRLWWYGYDEKLLNTMKKAIAFLYSPSLTEKLKSAPGLLLNLFRKNESKI; encoded by the coding sequence ATGAAATTAAAATCAATCAACCCCGCAACACTTGAGGTTTTAGCTGAAATTGAAACGACGCCAATTGACAAAGTTTTTGAAATAGCGGAAAAAGCACAACTTGCTTTTAAAAGCTGGTCATCTAAAACAATTGATGAAAGGTTGGGACTTTTAAAAAGGGCGAGGGGAATTTTTTATGAAATTAAAGATGAACTTGCAAGATTGATAACGCTTGAAAATGGTAAACCGATAGTTGAATCATATTCAATGGAAATTTTCCCAACGCTTGACCTCTTTGACTTTTACATAAAAAACGCCAAAAAAATTTTGAAAAGGAAGAAAGTTCGCTCCCAAATCCCCTTGTTCTGGATCAAAAGAAATTACATACATTTTGAACCGCTCGGTGTTGTCGCTGTGATTTCACCGTGGAATTACCCGCTTTTGCTCCCAATTGCTCCGATAATATCTGCACTCGTTGCCGGTAATTGTGTTATTTTTAAACCTTCTGAATACACGAGCTTGATTGGGTTGAAGATTGCTGAAATTTTCCATAAGGCGGGATTTCCAGATGGCGTTTTTAATATCGTCATAGGTTATGGTGATGTCGGCGAAGCACTCGTGAATTCAAACATTGATAAAATTTCCTTCACTGGAAGCACAAAAACAGGACGCCTAATTATGCAAAATGCAAGTAAAAAACCAATCCCAGTCACACTTGAACTTGGTGGCAAGGACCCGATGATCGTTTTTGACGATGTTGATATTGAAACTTCAGCCACATCAGCTGTATGGAGCGCATTTGCAAATGCTGGGCAAACCTGCGTCTCGGTTGAGGTCTGTTATGTCCATGAGAAAATTTTTCAAGAATTTGTTGAAAAAGTCGTTGAGAAGACAAAAAAACTTAAAATTGGCAACGGACTTGACCCAGATGTTGAAATAGGTCCAATAAACAACGAAAAACAGCTCAAGATAATTGAAAACCAGATTCAAGACGCGATTTCAAAGGGAGCGAAGATACTAACTGGAGGCAAAAGGATAAAACCAAAAGATAAAAACGGAAGTGAACTTGCAGGCTATTTCTTTGAACCGACAGTTATAATTGATGTTGACAATTCAATGCTTTTAATGAAGGAGGAGACATTCGGACCTGTCCTACCGATATTAAGTTTTAAAGACGAGGATGAAGTCGTTGAAAAGGTAAATTCAAGCGAATACGGACTTTCAGCAAGCGTTTGGACCAAAGATAAAAAAAGAGCAGAAAGGGTCGTTGAGAAAATAAAATCGGGCTCTGTCCTTGTTAATGAATGCATCGTCCATTACGGGGATGCAAAAGCACCGTGCGGAGGTGTAAAGTCAAGCGGTTTCGGTAGAGTTCACTCCGAATTTGGTCTCTATGATATGGTCAATATAAAATTTGAAAGCTTTGATTATATCTCATCATACCGACTTTGGTGGTACGGCTACGATGAGAAACTTTTAAACACGATGAAGAAAGCGATCGCTTTTCTCTACTCGCCTTCGTTAACTGAAAAGTTGAAATCAGCGCCGGGTCTTCTTTTAAACCTGTTCAGAAAAAATGAAAGCAAAATATAG
- a CDS encoding phosphatase PAP2 family protein — translation MRNLLLLFIFSFQVSFAQGLYDRVSADIKLFSKNAKNYFTAPLNFNARDRVNLAFVGFGTIALFGFDHLNKDIQKIDNDFFTTLMKIDSYYGTVWVFGVISGSLYLSGLLLNEGELRETGLMVFESGVFAGTVTTVLKVAFGRERPFVSGDKFKFRPFSFKGNPYYSLPSGHATLSFAISSVLASRFENKIVKAIIYTPAVLTALARVYNNQHWFSDVFLGSAIGYFTGVYIVKLNSER, via the coding sequence ATGAGAAATTTACTTCTTCTGTTCATTTTTTCGTTTCAAGTCTCTTTCGCTCAAGGTTTGTATGACAGAGTCAGCGCGGATATAAAATTGTTCTCAAAGAATGCAAAAAATTATTTTACTGCGCCGTTAAATTTCAATGCTCGCGATCGTGTTAATTTGGCGTTTGTTGGATTTGGGACAATAGCTCTTTTTGGATTTGATCACTTAAACAAAGATATTCAAAAAATTGACAATGACTTTTTTACAACGCTGATGAAAATTGACAGTTATTATGGCACTGTCTGGGTTTTCGGTGTAATTTCAGGCTCGCTTTATTTGAGCGGGCTTTTGCTTAACGAAGGAGAATTAAGAGAGACAGGACTAATGGTTTTTGAATCAGGGGTGTTCGCTGGGACGGTTACAACTGTTTTAAAAGTCGCCTTCGGAAGGGAAAGACCTTTTGTGAGCGGTGATAAATTTAAGTTCCGCCCGTTTAGTTTTAAAGGTAACCCATATTATTCGCTTCCATCCGGGCATGCGACCCTTTCGTTTGCGATTTCAAGTGTTTTAGCGTCACGATTTGAAAATAAAATTGTAAAAGCGATAATTTACACACCAGCTGTTTTAACCGCTTTGGCGAGGGTCTATAACAATCAACATTGGTTTTCGGATGTATTCCTTGGTTCTGCGATTGGATATTTCACAGGAGTTTACATCGTAAAGTTAAACTCAGAGAGGTGA
- a CDS encoding NAD(P)(+) transhydrogenase (Re/Si-specific) subunit beta, protein MPQAIVNIAYLISAALFIFALKGLSHPRTAVRGNLLGALGMLIAIVVTLMDKAIVSYELIILGLLIGAVVGTISALKVPMTSMPQMVAIFNGFGGGASALVAALAFIEAVEVGKTMGAQETVATVASGIIGAVTFWGSLVAFAKLEGLIEERPIRYKGEHFVKVLFLLASIVFGVIFGTEREMNYYWYLTASASVLGVLLTIPIGGADMPVVISLLNSYSGLAACATGFVLNNNVLIISGSLVGASGIILTNLMCKAMNRSLLNVLFGGFGEIVAETDEDKIYGGKIKSATPEEVAMLLENARRVVIVPGYGMAVSQAQFAIRDLMKILESKGIEVEFAIHPVAGRMPGHMNVLLAEANIPYEKLKEMDEINPTFEQTDVSIVIGANDVVNPLARTDSNSPIAGMPILDVDKSKTVVVIKRSLAPGFAGIPNPLFAADNTLMLFGDAKKMVQELINALKES, encoded by the coding sequence ATGCCACAGGCAATTGTAAATATAGCGTATTTAATTTCAGCTGCATTATTTATCTTCGCTCTGAAAGGTTTGTCGCATCCGAGAACAGCTGTAAGGGGGAATCTCCTCGGTGCACTTGGGATGTTGATAGCAATTGTCGTCACATTAATGGATAAAGCAATTGTAAGTTATGAGCTTATAATTCTCGGTCTTTTAATTGGTGCTGTCGTTGGGACTATATCTGCTTTGAAGGTCCCGATGACATCAATGCCTCAGATGGTTGCTATTTTTAATGGTTTTGGTGGTGGTGCATCAGCTTTAGTAGCTGCGCTTGCATTTATTGAGGCGGTAGAAGTAGGAAAAACAATGGGGGCTCAAGAAACAGTTGCAACCGTAGCATCAGGGATAATTGGTGCTGTGACTTTCTGGGGAAGTTTAGTGGCTTTTGCAAAGCTTGAAGGATTGATTGAAGAACGACCCATCCGTTATAAAGGTGAACATTTTGTAAAAGTTTTGTTCCTTTTAGCGTCAATCGTTTTCGGTGTTATTTTTGGGACGGAAAGGGAAATGAATTATTACTGGTACTTGACTGCTTCTGCTTCCGTTCTTGGCGTTTTGCTTACGATTCCGATAGGTGGTGCTGATATGCCAGTTGTTATATCGCTTTTGAACTCTTATTCGGGATTAGCTGCTTGTGCGACGGGTTTTGTTTTGAACAATAATGTTTTGATAATTTCTGGTTCTTTGGTCGGTGCCTCTGGAATTATATTGACTAATCTTATGTGCAAGGCGATGAATAGGTCACTTTTGAATGTTTTGTTTGGAGGTTTCGGTGAGATTGTCGCAGAGACCGACGAGGACAAAATTTATGGTGGGAAGATAAAGTCCGCAACACCGGAAGAAGTTGCTATGTTGCTTGAAAATGCAAGAAGAGTTGTCATTGTCCCCGGCTACGGTATGGCTGTCTCGCAAGCGCAATTTGCTATTCGCGACCTTATGAAAATCCTTGAATCAAAAGGTATAGAAGTTGAATTCGCAATTCACCCTGTTGCTGGAAGGATGCCCGGGCATATGAATGTTCTTCTAGCTGAAGCGAATATACCATATGAAAAATTAAAAGAAATGGATGAAATAAACCCGACATTTGAACAGACGGATGTTTCAATTGTGATTGGTGCAAATGATGTTGTAAATCCGCTTGCACGAACCGACTCAAATAGCCCGATCGCTGGGATGCCAATACTTGATGTTGATAAATCAAAAACAGTTGTTGTAATCAAAAGAAGTTTAGCCCCTGGGTTTGCTGGCATACCAAATCCACTTTTTGCAGCTGATAACACATTGATGTTATTTGGCGATGCGAAGAAAATGGTCCAAGAACTTATAAACGCTTTGAAAGAGTCATAA
- a CDS encoding NAD(P) transhydrogenase subunit alpha — protein sequence MDTFIPALTVFVLALFVGFEVITKVPPILHTPLMSGSNAISGITIIGSLIAAGAKYTTLASVLGVIAVAFATVNVVGGFLVTHRMLEMFQKPKTDRKSEK from the coding sequence ATGGACACCTTCATTCCGGCTCTAACAGTTTTTGTACTTGCTTTATTTGTCGGTTTTGAAGTTATAACAAAGGTCCCACCGATTTTACATACTCCTTTGATGTCTGGTTCAAATGCGATTTCTGGAATCACGATAATTGGCTCGTTAATCGCAGCTGGTGCTAAATATACAACGCTTGCATCTGTGCTTGGTGTTATTGCTGTTGCTTTTGCAACAGTCAATGTCGTTGGCGGTTTCCTTGTGACACATAGAATGCTTGAAATGTTCCAGAAACCTAAGACCGATAGAAAAAGTGAAAAATAA
- a CDS encoding Re/Si-specific NAD(P)(+) transhydrogenase subunit alpha, translated as MIKIGVPKETYPGETRVALIPANISQFQKAGAEVLIESGAGERAGYLDSEYLSKGAQIVKSREEIFSNADVILQVRAVGANPFEGSKDIALMREGQILIGFMEPFFAKEIVEKVAQKGVISFALELLPRTSRAQTMDVLSSMATISGYKAVLMAANYLPKMFPMLTTAAGTILPAQVFVIGAGVAGLQAIATAKRLGAVVRAYDIRPATKQEVESLGAKFVELGLETQEAEDKRGYAKDMGDEFYKKQREMLTKVIAESDVVISTAVVPGKKAPVLITEEMVKGMKPGSVIVDLAAERGGNCELTEAGKTIQKYGVTIIGPVNVPASVPFHASQMYSKNITNFCMLFIKNGKIELNLQDDILSSTLLTKDGKVVNSIFD; from the coding sequence ATGATAAAAATTGGAGTCCCGAAGGAGACCTATCCGGGAGAAACAAGAGTAGCACTTATACCTGCTAACATCTCTCAATTTCAAAAAGCTGGGGCTGAGGTATTAATTGAATCTGGGGCTGGGGAAAGGGCTGGTTATTTGGACTCGGAATATCTTAGCAAAGGAGCGCAAATTGTGAAAAGCAGGGAAGAGATTTTTTCAAATGCTGATGTGATTCTTCAAGTGCGTGCTGTTGGGGCAAATCCCTTTGAAGGGAGCAAGGATATTGCTTTGATGAGGGAAGGTCAAATTTTGATTGGATTTATGGAGCCGTTCTTTGCGAAGGAGATCGTTGAAAAAGTGGCTCAGAAAGGGGTGATCTCTTTTGCGCTTGAACTTTTGCCGAGGACTTCAAGGGCTCAGACAATGGATGTTCTATCTTCAATGGCGACAATTTCCGGTTACAAGGCTGTTCTTATGGCAGCAAATTACCTTCCGAAGATGTTCCCGATGCTTACAACAGCTGCTGGGACGATTTTGCCTGCGCAGGTTTTTGTTATAGGTGCTGGGGTTGCGGGACTTCAAGCGATTGCAACCGCAAAACGTCTTGGAGCTGTAGTCAGAGCCTATGACATCAGACCGGCAACGAAACAGGAAGTTGAAAGTTTGGGCGCTAAATTTGTTGAACTTGGACTTGAAACCCAAGAAGCGGAAGATAAACGCGGATATGCAAAAGATATGGGTGATGAATTTTACAAAAAACAAAGGGAAATGTTGACCAAGGTCATAGCTGAAAGTGATGTTGTCATATCAACCGCTGTTGTTCCGGGTAAGAAAGCGCCCGTTTTGATCACTGAAGAAATGGTTAAGGGGATGAAACCCGGTTCTGTCATAGTTGACCTTGCTGCTGAAAGAGGAGGAAATTGTGAATTGACCGAAGCTGGGAAAACCATCCAAAAGTATGGTGTGACGATAATTGGACCTGTAAATGTCCCGGCGAGTGTTCCATTCCACGCAAGTCAAATGTATTCAAAAAACATAACGAACTTTTGCATGCTTTTCATTAAAAATGGGAAAATTGAGCTAAACTTGCAGGACGATATCTTGTCAAGCACATTGCTTACGAAGGATGGTAAAGTTGTCAATTCAATTTTTGATTAA